In one Ornithinimicrobium pratense genomic region, the following are encoded:
- a CDS encoding FtsK/SpoIIIE domain-containing protein, translating into MRLLITAVASTVPGAPAFPHDMVVETEDDATVGDLALALGRRLQTPLAESRHGEGGHLRLVAAGPDAAHAGAPNSGGSSAHQAPGFPGAMGQRHGGGAGLTVSTQDPAAATTPPELYLGRLRLDPSQPLSQSPVRHGAIVGLDAPVSDVLAEPAGLIEVRIASGPGAGLVTRLEVGDHPVGADPQAVVTLPEGFDIPDLCLTLRVQWDGSVELLPEPDLLGTLQQPVQRSRALAGPIVLDVDGEIKQRKAGESTYAELPPGTRVLSPEDPVPMLHLEREEVAQGQTWEPGQSLAVGPCLLELTIPTAPDASLSPSPQGATLDYNRPPRLLPAPRETEFTLPTEPKRSVSQMIPWPMILLPAVAGVALYMIYQRPAALIFIVLTPLMALSNWIMGRTGDRKRYRADFAEFTRRTRKVQQAALEGLTDERTARRRDFADPGEILMTAIGPRARLWERRRTDPDWLVARFGTADQLSSVQIKVSSREEHEGDLVWTAPDVPVTVRLHESGVTGIAGPARRAVARWVLAQLAVLHSPVDLDMTLLTTEDGEEDWHWARWLPHLRSDDGDPELAQVGVDDQTTGRRIGELVGILEARLAEAGGNSGLSSANRPAYAPMLVVLDGSRRLRLLPGMVALLQQGPSVGMTFLCLDDDVRLLPEECRAVVQADEPLMSLRFTQRTVVEAVRPDLVSPAWAERVGRAIAPVRDVSAQEAAASIPSSSRLLDVLRLDPPTGAAIEQRWQQVGRTTEAVVGEGVDGSFSIDLVKDGPHGLVAGTTGSGKSELLQTVIASLAAHNRPDEMTFVLVDYKGGAAFKDCNRLPHTVGMVTDLDGHLTGRALESLGAELRRREHQLADADAKDIEDYLATRRPDDPPMPRLLIVIDEFAALVAELPDFVTGLVDIARRGRSLGVHLILATQRPAGVVSAEIKSNTNLRIALRVTDTNDSQDVIEAPDAAHIAKTTPGRAYARLGHSSLIPFQSSRVGGRPRGQGRAADVELRGMPFRELGVAPPRVAAGEEDASIPSDLATLVAACQEASASSGIQAPPSPWLPALEEAVTLEEVLEQFPHGAPTADRLVLPLGAVDLPAEQRRDVATYDLRAGGHLAVVGAARSGRSTLLRAIAGAVARDVSPADVHVYGVDCGNNALLPLVTLPHVGAVVSRDQTDRMDRLVTRLRGLISQRQQHLAEAGFADITEQRAAVEPDRRLPYVLILFDRWEGFYQAYDALDGGRLVTAFQQILQEGGAVGVRVVMTGDRSLSLGRMSTLLDDKIMLRMTDKSDFASIGMNSKQVPDSMPEGRGFRAEGLRETQVALLDADPAGTAQVRALQELGRESTARYAELPRSRRPFHVDVLPVRFDADQADRMAVEEVEQGLSVPETSLPVAVGGDTLGIRYLDAIDHGPGLLVTGSRRTGRSSALLQMVRAALARDWPVVVVTPRTSPLRSLAGRPGVHGPWDLTSDQSEVTAQLAELAAADGPLLVAVDDLELVGADGWLADALVKTLEAMRDAPKILVGAGSPGDLQSHYRGPAATLKKSGSGIMLSPQSSSDADMFGARLNRSAYGQALPPGGGYLITGGQAERVQLIWPG; encoded by the coding sequence GTGCGACTGCTGATCACGGCGGTCGCCAGCACCGTCCCTGGAGCACCGGCGTTCCCGCACGACATGGTCGTGGAGACCGAGGACGACGCCACCGTCGGTGACCTTGCGCTCGCGCTGGGACGCCGCCTCCAGACGCCGCTGGCCGAGAGCCGCCACGGTGAGGGAGGGCACCTTCGGCTGGTTGCGGCCGGGCCGGACGCCGCCCACGCGGGGGCCCCCAACTCCGGCGGGTCGAGCGCCCACCAGGCCCCCGGCTTCCCCGGCGCCATGGGCCAGCGCCACGGCGGCGGAGCGGGCCTCACGGTGTCAACCCAGGATCCTGCCGCCGCCACGACACCCCCCGAGCTCTACCTGGGCCGGCTGCGGCTCGACCCGAGCCAGCCGCTGTCGCAGAGCCCGGTCCGGCACGGGGCCATCGTGGGTCTGGACGCACCGGTGTCCGACGTGCTCGCCGAGCCGGCCGGACTAATCGAGGTGCGGATCGCCTCGGGCCCGGGCGCCGGCCTGGTTACCCGACTTGAGGTCGGGGACCACCCGGTCGGTGCCGACCCCCAGGCGGTGGTGACCCTGCCGGAGGGCTTCGACATACCCGACCTGTGCCTCACCCTCCGGGTGCAGTGGGACGGGTCCGTCGAGCTCCTGCCCGAGCCGGACCTGCTGGGCACCCTGCAGCAGCCGGTGCAGCGCAGCCGCGCGCTGGCCGGGCCGATCGTGCTCGACGTCGACGGGGAGATCAAGCAGCGCAAGGCCGGCGAGAGCACCTATGCCGAGCTGCCGCCGGGCACCCGGGTGCTCAGCCCGGAGGACCCGGTGCCGATGCTGCACCTGGAGCGGGAAGAGGTCGCCCAGGGGCAGACGTGGGAGCCGGGCCAGTCGCTGGCGGTGGGCCCCTGCCTGCTGGAGCTGACCATCCCTACCGCACCGGACGCCTCGCTGTCGCCAAGCCCGCAGGGCGCGACGCTGGACTACAACCGGCCGCCGCGGCTGCTGCCGGCGCCGCGCGAGACCGAGTTCACCCTGCCGACCGAGCCCAAGCGTTCGGTCTCGCAGATGATCCCCTGGCCGATGATCCTGCTCCCCGCGGTGGCCGGCGTCGCCCTGTACATGATCTACCAGCGCCCTGCCGCCCTGATCTTCATCGTGCTGACCCCGCTGATGGCGCTGAGCAACTGGATCATGGGCCGGACCGGCGACCGCAAGCGCTACCGCGCCGACTTCGCCGAGTTCACCCGGCGCACCCGCAAGGTGCAGCAGGCGGCGCTGGAGGGGCTCACCGACGAGCGCACGGCGCGCCGCCGGGACTTCGCCGACCCCGGCGAGATCCTCATGACGGCCATCGGTCCCCGCGCCCGGTTGTGGGAGCGCAGGAGGACCGACCCCGATTGGCTGGTCGCCAGGTTCGGGACCGCGGACCAGCTTTCCAGCGTGCAGATCAAGGTGAGCAGCCGCGAGGAGCACGAGGGCGACCTGGTGTGGACCGCCCCCGACGTGCCGGTCACCGTGCGGCTGCACGAGTCGGGGGTCACCGGCATCGCGGGCCCCGCGCGCCGCGCGGTCGCCCGCTGGGTGCTCGCCCAGCTCGCCGTCCTGCACTCGCCCGTCGACCTGGACATGACCCTGCTGACCACCGAGGACGGTGAGGAGGACTGGCACTGGGCCCGCTGGCTCCCGCACCTGCGCTCCGACGACGGCGACCCCGAGCTGGCGCAGGTGGGGGTAGATGACCAGACGACTGGCCGACGGATCGGCGAGCTGGTCGGCATCCTGGAGGCACGACTGGCCGAGGCCGGGGGCAACTCGGGGCTGAGCTCGGCCAACCGCCCTGCCTACGCCCCGATGCTGGTCGTCCTCGACGGCTCGCGGCGGCTGCGGTTGCTGCCCGGCATGGTGGCGCTGCTGCAGCAGGGCCCCTCGGTGGGCATGACCTTCCTGTGCCTCGACGACGACGTGCGGCTGCTACCCGAGGAGTGCCGGGCGGTCGTGCAGGCCGACGAGCCGCTGATGAGCCTCCGGTTCACCCAACGCACGGTCGTCGAGGCCGTCCGGCCCGACCTGGTCAGCCCGGCCTGGGCCGAGCGGGTGGGGCGGGCCATCGCCCCGGTGCGCGACGTCTCGGCCCAGGAGGCGGCCGCCAGCATCCCCTCCTCGAGCCGGCTGCTGGACGTGCTGCGCCTCGACCCGCCCACCGGGGCGGCGATCGAGCAGCGCTGGCAGCAGGTCGGGCGGACCACGGAGGCGGTCGTCGGCGAGGGCGTCGACGGCAGCTTCAGCATCGACCTGGTCAAGGACGGACCGCACGGGCTGGTGGCCGGCACCACCGGATCGGGCAAGTCCGAGCTGCTGCAGACCGTCATCGCCTCGCTGGCGGCGCACAACCGGCCCGACGAGATGACCTTCGTGCTCGTCGACTACAAGGGCGGGGCGGCGTTCAAGGACTGCAACCGGCTGCCGCATACCGTCGGCATGGTCACCGACCTCGACGGCCACCTGACCGGGCGGGCGCTGGAGTCCCTCGGGGCCGAGCTGCGCCGCCGCGAGCACCAGCTGGCCGACGCCGACGCCAAGGACATCGAGGACTACCTGGCGACGCGGCGGCCGGACGATCCGCCGATGCCGCGGCTGCTCATCGTCATCGACGAGTTCGCCGCCCTGGTTGCCGAGCTGCCCGACTTTGTCACCGGTCTGGTGGACATCGCCCGGCGGGGCCGCTCGCTCGGGGTCCACCTCATTCTGGCCACCCAGCGCCCGGCCGGCGTGGTCAGCGCCGAGATCAAGTCCAACACCAACCTGCGGATCGCGCTGCGGGTCACCGACACCAACGACTCCCAGGACGTCATCGAGGCCCCCGACGCCGCGCACATCGCCAAGACGACGCCCGGTCGCGCCTACGCCCGGCTGGGCCACAGCAGCCTCATCCCCTTCCAGTCCTCCCGAGTGGGTGGTCGGCCCCGCGGTCAGGGCAGGGCCGCCGACGTGGAGCTGCGGGGTATGCCGTTCCGCGAGCTCGGGGTGGCCCCACCCCGGGTCGCCGCCGGGGAGGAGGACGCCAGCATCCCCAGCGACCTGGCCACGCTGGTGGCTGCCTGCCAGGAGGCCAGTGCATCCTCCGGCATCCAAGCCCCGCCCAGCCCGTGGCTGCCCGCGCTGGAGGAGGCTGTCACCCTCGAGGAGGTGCTGGAGCAGTTTCCCCACGGCGCCCCCACCGCTGACCGGCTGGTGCTGCCGCTGGGTGCCGTGGACCTGCCGGCGGAGCAGCGCCGCGACGTGGCGACCTACGACCTGCGCGCCGGCGGTCACCTGGCGGTCGTCGGGGCGGCCCGCAGCGGCCGTTCCACCCTGCTGCGGGCGATCGCCGGGGCCGTCGCACGCGACGTCTCCCCGGCCGACGTGCACGTCTACGGAGTGGACTGCGGCAACAACGCGCTCCTGCCCCTGGTGACCCTGCCGCACGTCGGCGCGGTCGTCAGCCGTGACCAGACGGACCGGATGGACCGACTCGTGACCCGCCTGCGGGGGCTGATCAGCCAGCGTCAGCAGCACCTCGCCGAGGCCGGTTTTGCCGACATCACCGAGCAGCGCGCCGCGGTCGAGCCGGACCGTCGCCTGCCCTACGTCCTCATCCTCTTCGACCGGTGGGAGGGCTTCTACCAGGCTTACGACGCCCTGGACGGAGGACGCCTGGTGACCGCCTTCCAGCAGATCCTGCAGGAGGGCGGCGCGGTCGGCGTGCGGGTGGTGATGACCGGCGACCGATCCTTGTCCCTGGGCCGGATGTCGACGCTGCTGGACGACAAGATCATGCTGCGGATGACGGACAAGTCCGATTTTGCCTCGATCGGGATGAACAGCAAGCAGGTGCCGGACTCGATGCCCGAGGGCCGGGGTTTCCGGGCTGAGGGACTGCGCGAGACCCAGGTGGCGCTGCTCGACGCCGACCCTGCAGGCACCGCGCAGGTGCGAGCCCTGCAGGAGCTGGGGCGGGAGTCCACCGCCCGGTATGCCGAGCTGCCCCGCTCCCGCCGTCCCTTCCACGTCGACGTGCTGCCGGTCCGTTTTGACGCCGACCAGGCGGACCGGATGGCGGTGGAGGAGGTCGAGCAGGGGCTGTCCGTGCCGGAGACCTCGCTGCCGGTCGCGGTCGGTGGCGACACCCTCGGCATCCGCTACCTGGACGCCATCGACCACGGCCCGGGCCTGCTCGTCACCGGCTCCCGCCGCACCGGCCGCTCCTCGGCCCTGCTGCAGATGGTGCGCGCCGCCCTGGCCCGGGATTGGCCGGTGGTCGTGGTCACCCCCCGGACCAGCCCACTGCGCTCGCTGGCGGGACGGCCCGGGGTGCACGGGCCGTGGGACCTGACCAGCGACCAGAGCGAGGTCACTGCCCAGCTGGCCGAGCTGGCGGCCGCCGATGGACCGCTGCTGGTGGCGGTCGATGACCTGGAGCTGGTCGGCGCCGACGGCTGGCTGGCTGACGCCCTGGTCAAGACCCTCGAGGCGATGCGGGACGCGCCCAAGATCCTCGTCGGGGCCGGCTCGCCAGGTGACCTGCAGTCGCACTACCGGGGCCCGGCCGCCACGCTGAAGAAGTCCGGCAGTGGCATCATGCTCAGCCCGCAGAGCAGCTCGGACGCCGATATGTTCGGCGCCCGGCTCAACCGGTCGGCCTACGGCCAGGCCCTCCCGCCGGGCGGGGGTTACCTGATCACGGGGGGTCAAGCCGAGCGCGTGCAACTCATCTGGCCGGGGTAG